From one Larimichthys crocea isolate SSNF chromosome XVIII, L_crocea_2.0, whole genome shotgun sequence genomic stretch:
- the tnfsf13b gene encoding tumor necrosis factor ligand superfamily member 13B isoform X1: MGPAMAGVEAGTGQRAGEGRLSWPVFLLTLAAVTSSSLSALSLYQLMALRAEVEGLKSEVVRRREESQEVKHASQDFITSAQTDNMSSRRSIHEPLHQPGSPHAFALIKKRSLPSDSEASVSQPCLQLLANSSRKTFGKEFESGPHTGIPWQSGLKRGSALEPDGDSILVREEGFYFVYSQIYYMDSTFAMGHVVIRRKRNVVGDEDPYVILFRCIQSMNPVYPFNTCYTGGIVKLEAGDHLELLIPRSTANVSLDGDATFLGAVKLA; encoded by the exons ATGGGACCCGCGATGGCAGGTGTCGAGGCTGGGACTGGGCAAAGGGCAGGTGAAGGGAGGCTGTCCTGGCCGGTTTTCCTGCTGACACTGGCTgctgtcacctcctcctctctttcagcTTTGTCCTTGTACCAACTGATGGCTCTCAGAGCTGAGGTGGAGGGACTCAAATCAGAGGTCGTCCGCAGGAGAGAAGAGAGCCAAGAGGTCAAGCATGCAAGCCAG GATTTTATTACATCTGCTCAGACTGACAATAtgagcagcaggagaagcatCCACGAACCCCTTCATCAGCCCGGGTCTCCACATGCTTTCGCCCTGATAAAGAAGAGGAGTTTGCCCTCTGACTCAGAGGCATCAG TTTCTCAGCCGTGCCTGCAGTTGTTGGCAAACAGTAGCAGAAAAACCTTTGGGAAAG AATTTGAATCAGGGCCACACACAGGCATCCCCTGGCAGTCTGGGCTGAAGAGAGGCTCTGCCCTGGAGCCAGACGGGGACAGCATATTAGTCAGAGAGGAGGGCTTCTACTTTGTGTACAGTCAG ATCTACTACATGGACAGCACCTTTGCGATGGGTCATGTGGTGATCCGGAGGAAGAGGAACGTGGTGGGAGACGAGGATCCGTATGTGATCCTGTTCCGCTGCATCCAGAGTATGAACCCTGTCTACCCTTTCAACACCTGCTACACAGGAG GTATCGTGAAGCTGGAGGCCGGGGACCACTTGGAGCTGCTGATCCCTCGTTCAACAGCCAACGTGTCCCTGGATGGAGATGCCACCTTCCTGGGTGCTGTCAAGCTGGCTTAA
- the tnfsf13b gene encoding tumor necrosis factor ligand superfamily member 13B isoform X2, with protein MGPAMAGVEAGTGQRAGEGRLSWPVFLLTLAAVTSSSLSALSLYQLMALRAEVEGLKSEVVRRREESQEVKHASQTDNMSSRRSIHEPLHQPGSPHAFALIKKRSLPSDSEASVSQPCLQLLANSSRKTFGKEFESGPHTGIPWQSGLKRGSALEPDGDSILVREEGFYFVYSQIYYMDSTFAMGHVVIRRKRNVVGDEDPYVILFRCIQSMNPVYPFNTCYTGGIVKLEAGDHLELLIPRSTANVSLDGDATFLGAVKLA; from the exons ATGGGACCCGCGATGGCAGGTGTCGAGGCTGGGACTGGGCAAAGGGCAGGTGAAGGGAGGCTGTCCTGGCCGGTTTTCCTGCTGACACTGGCTgctgtcacctcctcctctctttcagcTTTGTCCTTGTACCAACTGATGGCTCTCAGAGCTGAGGTGGAGGGACTCAAATCAGAGGTCGTCCGCAGGAGAGAAGAGAGCCAAGAGGTCAAGCATGCAAGCCAG ACTGACAATAtgagcagcaggagaagcatCCACGAACCCCTTCATCAGCCCGGGTCTCCACATGCTTTCGCCCTGATAAAGAAGAGGAGTTTGCCCTCTGACTCAGAGGCATCAG TTTCTCAGCCGTGCCTGCAGTTGTTGGCAAACAGTAGCAGAAAAACCTTTGGGAAAG AATTTGAATCAGGGCCACACACAGGCATCCCCTGGCAGTCTGGGCTGAAGAGAGGCTCTGCCCTGGAGCCAGACGGGGACAGCATATTAGTCAGAGAGGAGGGCTTCTACTTTGTGTACAGTCAG ATCTACTACATGGACAGCACCTTTGCGATGGGTCATGTGGTGATCCGGAGGAAGAGGAACGTGGTGGGAGACGAGGATCCGTATGTGATCCTGTTCCGCTGCATCCAGAGTATGAACCCTGTCTACCCTTTCAACACCTGCTACACAGGAG GTATCGTGAAGCTGGAGGCCGGGGACCACTTGGAGCTGCTGATCCCTCGTTCAACAGCCAACGTGTCCCTGGATGGAGATGCCACCTTCCTGGGTGCTGTCAAGCTGGCTTAA
- the abhd13 gene encoding protein ABHD13, which produces MEKPWRLWAAMERCTLTLASWSWGACRVSLLALILTFHLYGGFFLLALILASVAGILYKFQDVLLYFPDQPSSSRLYVPMPTGIPHENVYIRTKDGVKLNLILLRYTGGDSPPGGASGNQSSPASSAPPTILYFHGNAGNIGHRVPNALLMLVNLKANVVLVDYRGYGKSEGEPSEDGLYLDAEATLDYVMTRPDLDKTKVVLFGRSLGGAVAVRLASVNPHRVAAIIVENTFLSIPHMASTLFSFLPMRLLPLWCYRNQFLSYRQVALCRMPSLFVSGLSDQLIPPVMMKQLYELSPARTKRLAIFPEGTHNDTWQCQGYFAALEQFIKDLMKSHAHEESAQPSASVTII; this is translated from the coding sequence ATGGAGAAGCCCTGGAGGCTGTGGGCGGCAATGGAGCGCTGTACCCTGACTCTGGCCTCCTGGTCCTGGGGTGCTTGCCGAGTCTCCCTCTTGGCCCTCATCCTCACCTTCCACCTGTACGGAGGCTTCTTTCTCCTAGCTCTTATCCTCGCCTCCGTGGCGGGCATCCTCTACAAGTTTCAGGACGTGCTCCTCTACTTCCCCGACCAGCCCTCCTCCTCTCGCCTTTACGTTCCCATGCCGACAGGGATCCCGCACGAGAACGTGTACATCCGCACCAAGGACGGCGTGAAGCTGAACCTGATCCTGCTTCGCTACACAGGAGGGGACTCGCCTCCCGGAGGCGCCTCTGGGAATCAAAGCAGCCCCGCTTCCTCTGCCCCACCCACCATCCTTTATTTCCACGGCAACGCGGGTAATATTGGTCACAGAGTGCCGAACGCCCTCCTCATGCTGGTCAATCTGAAAGCAAACGTCGTGCTGGTGGACTATCGCGGATACGGAAAAAGTGAGGGCGAGCCCAGCGAGGATGGGCTGTACCTGGATGCCGAGGCCACGCTGGACTACGTCATGACGCGTCCCGATCTGGACAAGACGAAGGTGGTGCTGTTCGGCCGCTCCCTAGGGGGCGCCGTGGCTGTGCGCTTGGCGTCGGTCAACCCTCACCGCGTGGCAGCCATCATAGTGGAGAACACCTTCCTCAGCATCCCCCACATGGCATCGACACTCTTCTCGTTCTTGCCCATGCGCCTGCTGCCCCTGTGGTGCTACAGGAATCAGTTCCTGTCCTATCGGCAGGTGGCGCTGTGCCGCATGCCCTCGCTGTTTGTGTCCGGCCTGTCGGACCAGCTCATCCCACCGGTCATGATGAAGCAACTGTATGAGCTGTCGCCTGCGCGGACTAAACGCCTGGCTATCTTTCCCGAGGGCACGCACAACGACACGTGGCAGTGTCAGGGCTACTTCGCTGCTCTGGAGCAGTTCATTAAAGACCTGATGAAGAGCCACGCCCACGAGGAGAGCGCTCAGCCCTCGGCCAGCGTCACCATtatctga